The Eleutherodactylus coqui strain aEleCoq1 chromosome 10, aEleCoq1.hap1, whole genome shotgun sequence genome contains the following window.
ttagttttcctatttatgacaatcaatactcgtgccaaatttcatgtttttacgacattgggaagtgagagaattagtggcaatgatggaaatcgaatgatctacgtggggggcgtaactgtcgacgacgctcgcacgcgcgccatttatcataggatagttgtactatgcctataatcttcccaggagtgtactctacaacttcccaaagtttcatggcgatcggatgaatggtgtagtagcgcataaaggacaaacagacacgcatacagacagacacgcatacattcaattttatatatatagatgatccaAAACTTGGCTAACCTTTTCCTAATTTTCTTTGTTTTAGATGTCCTGCACAAACCAAAGGAAGATAAGATTTTGTCTGTCTGTGAACCACAAATCGATGTATTCGACTTGAATTCCAAAAATTCCAATACACCTTTGCTTTTGGAATCCTCTCTGCTTGAAAACCAGATGTCATTTCAGAATGAAGCTGTATGCAGTGAATCTGATGTGGATTTCCATGAAAATTTGGTATCCAAAGGAGATCAGATGGACACAGCTGAGGAGGACTCGGAAAAGGTTGAAATTACTACATCACCACAAACCTGTGGTTTTCCATCTAATCAGGAAAATATTACAATTATGTTTAAACTTTCCAAAATTGATAGTGTTGAACCTCCTGAAAGTGAGACTGTTCTAATAGAAGATGCTAATAAAAGCAAGAGCCAAGACCTGGTTTGTGGTCCATTAGGAAATGACAAGCCAAATCTGGAAGAAACAGAAGTAACTTCAGTGGATGAAATCGAAGATGGAGAAGACAATGACATCTTAGCAGATATACAAAATGATGTATTAAATGAGACCGAAAGTGACTTAGTTGCAAGTGAGGGCTTACAAAGCAGCATGTTAATAGAGCCGGCCACTGTCATGATAAAAGATGATGACGTTCAAGAGGTTGAGGTTGTTCCTGAAAATGTTAGCTTATATGAAAGTAGTAATGAAGAACATCTGGATACAGTAGAGCTAATAGGAAACACAGACGTCATTCAAGTAGTGTCCGATCAACTGATTGCAAATGATGAGGGTGCGAATGAGCTCTCTGTTTCTGAACGATTTACAGACACCTTGGATCAGAGTATTACTGAGGGTAATGATAAGCAAACTGATGTTGATAATATAACTGATGGCAAGGTACCGGCTGTAGTAAGAAATGCTAAGGACTCTAGCTACACAAATGTGACCACCAGTTCCCATCATTTTGGTATTCTTGCAAATAGTGAAACCTCCACAGAAATGGGCAAAGAAATTAAAGCGGCAGTGTCAAATCCTGATGGCATCGTCAAAGGATCTAACAAACCTGTAAAGTTTACTGTAGCCCCAGCATGGCAAAGAGTGCTGTCCAGTGGAACGAATGTCAAAGACAGTCCCTTCATCAAGAATGAGGTAGATAGTTTTGTTAGGTCTGAATCTTTCGATGGTACAGATGAGTCTGTAGTAAAAAGTAGTAGTAAGAAGAATAATGgtgtccaagaaaacaaagaagaATCTTGTGGTCATTTTGGTGTCAGACTACGGCGGACTTCATCTTCCATAAAATATAGTGAAGAACATCAAGAAGAGTCTTCCAGACAAGGCTTATCTCCTGTGGATGCCTCAACTTCTCTTCCAGGGAGAAACCTGCAAACTCCTAAAAGGACACAGGTTAACATAGACTGCGTAAAAGCATCAAAAATGTGTTCCGCTAATGAGGAAAAACCTACTCAAGAAATTAAAAGTCAACCGAAACTAAGAGCAGAAGAACATTCGGCACAAGAAAGCTCAGGTAACTTTTTGTAAATGGTCTTatctattttatttattattcacgtgtaacatacatagtaacatagaatgttAGGAGCAAGaaagacctatgtccatccagttcagccaatgttgatccagagcaaggcaaagaAAAACCCAATGaagtcgaagccaattttccccatttatggtcagaaattccttcctgactccaatctggcaatccgaATAATCCCTGTATATAAAATGTGTTAagtgtttccatgtgaaaacagacaaatatatatacaccgctCTCTACAGCTAGCATAACAATTTGTCTGatttttatcatttttctttTCAGAACCTGCATGGATTACGATGGCAAAATTGAAACAAAAAGGGTTTCAGGGGCATCCACTGTCGAAAGAGCAGAGTAGCACAACTGAAAATGAGAAAGTTGAGGTATTGAACACTATGGGTACTGTAATAACGCAATGTCATTGAACTATTTGGGTGTCATCCTCTGCAGAATCCATTGTATATTGCAACCTGTCTGAAGGGCAAAAATAATAGAGTTAGGCTACTTGCACACACATGACATTTCCATCCAGTTTTCAGTCCGAAAAATTGGAAATCGAACCCAATCCTTTGAATGTGTTTATGCACATGGGCTTCTTTTTACTTGGACGAATATTCCAAGTAAAGAAAAtccctattcttgtctgatttttgAAAAAGAATGTAAATTAGCTGTGTCCCACACATCAGACAGCGCATGAACGGGTGTCCGTGTACTGTCCGATGTGAGTCGCGCCTCAGAATCTCGAAGGCCACTTTTTACGCGTCCATGTGCGTATAGCCTTACTGTGATTTATTATGAATCAGAATTGC
Protein-coding sequences here:
- the KIAA1210 gene encoding acrosomal protein KIAA1210 homolog isoform X1 translates to MSALYSCLKGKNDAIMAANTSESTRTVEPEETHEECPGKKKSKFQAFKKFFVKKKRKASTAVIGENNLKPSQSSSDVSASGANTIACHSDHEPVAKGNMGNKAVSHDSVFVSEMESSVKEDVSQECTPGKVKALQLQLQQNIRIGSPPQGIVPKKLEDSGTLSEDDGLPRSPPEITSLHEILAQSSGNSFVSAQRRSSISLGGTDSEDEPESSELSSRPTSPSHSSVLLCPTSPANHFLLADFTSPASSVTCLDNSAAKHKISVKPKKQRAPTMNVKKTQGINGTNKPIQMKKGEEHSNMIEEQQSVKIPDSENISLEHKAPSEEIENTEDVLHKPKEDKILSVCEPQIDVFDLNSKNSNTPLLLESSLLENQMSFQNEAVCSESDVDFHENLVSKGDQMDTAEEDSEKVEITTSPQTCGFPSNQENITIMFKLSKIDSVEPPESETVLIEDANKSKSQDLVCGPLGNDKPNLEETEVTSVDEIEDGEDNDILADIQNDVLNETESDLVASEGLQSSMLIEPATVMIKDDDVQEVEVVPENVSLYESSNEEHLDTVELIGNTDVIQVVSDQLIANDEGANELSVSERFTDTLDQSITEGNDKQTDVDNITDGKVPAVVRNAKDSSYTNVTTSSHHFGILANSETSTEMGKEIKAAVSNPDGIVKGSNKPVKFTVAPAWQRVLSSGTNVKDSPFIKNEVDSFVRSESFDGTDESVVKSSSKKNNGVQENKEESCGHFGVRLRRTSSSIKYSEEHQEESSRQGLSPVDASTSLPGRNLQTPKRTQVNIDCVKASKMCSANEEKPTQEIKSQPKLRAEEHSAQESSEPAWITMAKLKQKGFQGHPLSKEQSSTTENEKVEEIECIQKKNIVAFPQKVEEKQSEQAAADIPAALEEARSDSEKSTHSTPPQNPDEPPWFSLAKKKAKAWSEMPQIVQQ
- the KIAA1210 gene encoding acrosomal protein KIAA1210 homolog isoform X2 → MAANTSESTRTVEPEETHEECPGKKKSKFQAFKKFFVKKKRKASTAVIGENNLKPSQSSSDVSASGANTIACHSDHEPVAKGNMGNKAVSHDSVFVSEMESSVKEDVSQECTPGKVKALQLQLQQNIRIGSPPQGIVPKKLEDSGTLSEDDGLPRSPPEITSLHEILAQSSGNSFVSAQRRSSISLGGTDSEDEPESSELSSRPTSPSHSSVLLCPTSPANHFLLADFTSPASSVTCLDNSAAKHKISVKPKKQRAPTMNVKKTQGINGTNKPIQMKKGEEHSNMIEEQQSVKIPDSENISLEHKAPSEEIENTEDVLHKPKEDKILSVCEPQIDVFDLNSKNSNTPLLLESSLLENQMSFQNEAVCSESDVDFHENLVSKGDQMDTAEEDSEKVEITTSPQTCGFPSNQENITIMFKLSKIDSVEPPESETVLIEDANKSKSQDLVCGPLGNDKPNLEETEVTSVDEIEDGEDNDILADIQNDVLNETESDLVASEGLQSSMLIEPATVMIKDDDVQEVEVVPENVSLYESSNEEHLDTVELIGNTDVIQVVSDQLIANDEGANELSVSERFTDTLDQSITEGNDKQTDVDNITDGKVPAVVRNAKDSSYTNVTTSSHHFGILANSETSTEMGKEIKAAVSNPDGIVKGSNKPVKFTVAPAWQRVLSSGTNVKDSPFIKNEVDSFVRSESFDGTDESVVKSSSKKNNGVQENKEESCGHFGVRLRRTSSSIKYSEEHQEESSRQGLSPVDASTSLPGRNLQTPKRTQVNIDCVKASKMCSANEEKPTQEIKSQPKLRAEEHSAQESSEPAWITMAKLKQKGFQGHPLSKEQSSTTENEKVEEIECIQKKNIVAFPQKVEEKQSEQAAADIPAALEEARSDSEKSTHSTPPQNPDEPPWFSLAKKKAKAWSEMPQIVQQ